From a single Schistosoma mansoni strain Puerto Rico chromosome 4, complete genome genomic region:
- a CDS encoding putative g10 protein homolog: MAPYRRSKKPPPEGWELIEPTIEELNRKMREAETDPHEGKRKVEAEWPIFRIHHKRSRFIYDLYYKRKAISKELYEFCIKEKIADANLIAKWKKQGYENLCCLRCIQSRDTNFGTNCVCRVPKSKLEEGKVVECQSCGCRGCSG, from the exons ATGGCGCCTTATAGGAGGAGTAAAAAACCGCCACCCGAAGGATGGGAGTTAATCGAACCAACAATCGAAGAATTGAACAGGAAGATGCGTGAGGCAGAAACTGATCCTCATGAGGGGAAGCGTAAAGTTGAGGCTGAGTGGCCAATATTTCGCATCCATCATAAGAGGTCTCGGTTCATATATGACTTGTATTATAAACGTAAAGCTATTTCTAAA GAGCTGTATGAATTCTGCATCAAAGAGAAGATAGCCGATGCAAATCTAATCGCCAAATGGAAGAAACAAGGATATGAAAACTTGTGTTGTTTGAGGTGCATCCAATCTAGAGATACAAATTTTGGAACTAATTGCGTATGTCGAGTACCAAAGTCAAAGTTAGAAGAAGGTAAAGTTGTGGAGTGTCAAAGTTGCGGTTGTCGTGGTTGCTCTGGATGA